The proteins below are encoded in one region of Penicillium psychrofluorescens genome assembly, chromosome: 4:
- a CDS encoding uncharacterized protein (ID:PFLUO_006507-T1.cds;~source:funannotate), translating to MTSKFAAELCTLLIEDHFGELFACIFSTLQRYERLTLPRLKFYSRLTDRQVHHGLAAMIQHHLVYHYTSLDDGITYYEANPQSAYYLVRSGKIMHLVQDRLGKYAAKVMSAILFLGHAPISYLETLPELRSSKPMTNGINHDEEAPDVRNGDHHERPPLLHSTLTALASHGYIMRVREAHLQSPADNWLDAERTVSSRPDIKSLKGKKQQEAIVHETAELVAERTDGDLTRGLIFNGLPRGIKRKSGHSSGTPNKHARMDHGTVHGDGSGEEGEEEENEEQENDGSEDEDGYDTAPMDPGMVVRVNYPKLDVALRNARFIELAAIDASAMTAEVYGCLLRRIEYQTSRCRDSAEIPREGEEGEQYSAPIKLSAIVEDVDPQLDLTGSIGPMNPSQKTNRLGKRPMTNGVNGNDNDHEEEDPIDRTDEIDQHLRLLAQPPYNLTSLAQIGGLSTWRIEFRRLARKLRHLELETLTESRFGDVALRVVRVLHAKGKLDEKRLQEITMLPFKDLRQTLASMQSGGFVDLQEVPRDAQRQPSKTIYLWYYDPDRICGSILEDTYKAMSRTLQRLNFEREREKDFLEKTERSDVKGNEERYLSDAELEYLKRWRAREAKYLGALARLDDMVAVFRDY from the exons ATGACGTCCAAG TTCGCCGCGGAGCTCTGTACGCTCCTGATCGAGGACCATTTCGGGGAGTTGTTTGCA TGCATCTTTTCCACTCTCCAAAGATACGAACGGTTGACTCTCCCGCGATTGAAATTCTACTCCCGCCTGACCGATCGTCAGGTGCATCATGGCCTCGCGGCGATgatccagcaccacctcGTCTACCATTACAcctccctcgacgacggcatTACCTACTATGAGGCGAACCCGCAGTCCGCCTACTATCTCGTACGATCGGGCAAAATCATGCACCTGGTTCAAGACCGACTGGGGAAGTATGCGGCCAAAGTTATGTCCGCCATTTTGTTCCTTGGGCATGCCCCGATCAGCTATTTGGAGACACTGCCGGAACTTCGATCTTCCAAGCCCATGACAAACGGGATCAACCATGACGAGGAGGCACCCGACGTAAGGAACGGGGATCACCATGAAAGACCGCCACTCCTGCACTCTACTCTTACCGCTCTTGCATCCCACGGTTACATCATGCGGGTTCGGGAAGCACATCTCCAGAGCCCCGCGGATAACTGGCTCGACGCCGAGCGAACCGTCTCCTCTAGACCGGATATCAAATCATTGAAAGGCAAGAAACAGCAGGAGGCGATTGTTCACGAGACCGCGGAGTTGGTTGCGGAACGAACAGATGGAGACCTCACTCGCGGATTGATATTCAATGGGCTCCCTCGAGGCATCAAGCGCAAGTCAGGTCACAGTTCTGGCACACCAAACAAGCACGCTCGGATGGACCATGGGACGGTTCATGGCGATGgttctggagaagaaggggaggaggaagaaaatgaagaacaagagaatGACGGGtcagaggatgaagatggataTGATACTGCTCCCATGGAT CCTGGAATGGTTGTCCGGGTCAACTACCCCAAGTTGGATGTGGCACTTCGCAATGCTCGATTTATCGAGCTCGCCGCGATCGATGCGTCTGCCATGACGGCCGAGGTATATGGCTGTCTTCTCCGCCGTATCGAATATCAGACATCCCGCTGCCGGGACTCGGCTGAGATTCCGcgcgagggagaggaaggagagcAATACTCGGCTCCGATCAAGCTGAGTGCAATAGTGGAAGATGTTGATCCGCAACTGGACCTAACAGGGTCTATCGGGCCAATGAATCCCTCACAAAAAACGAACCGGCTCGGGAAACGGCCAATGACAAATGGCGTCAACGGCAACGATAATGACCatgaggaggaggatccAATTGACCGCACCGACGAGATTGACCAACACCTTCGTCTCCTGGCCCAACCACCGTACAATCTGACTTCACTGGCCCAAATTGGCGGTCTCTCTACCTGGAGGATTGAGTTCCGCCGTCTTGCACGCAAACTGCGGCATCTAGAACTGGAAACTCTGACCGAGTCGCGCTTCGGTGATGTCGCGCTGCGGGTGGTACGCGTGCTGCACGCTAAGGGGAAGCTAGACGAGAAACGGCTACAGGAGATTACTATGCTCCCATTCAAGGATCTGCGACAGACCCTCGCCAGCATGCAATCAGGCGGGTTCGTTGATCTTCAGGAAGTGCCGCGCGATGCACAGCGGCAGCCTTCCAAGACCATCTACCTCTGGTACTACGACCCGGATCGGATCTGTGGCAGCATCTTGGAGGATACGTACAAGGCCATGTCTCGTACTCTGCAGCGGTTGAATTTCGAGCGTGAGCGCGAGAAGGATTTCCTGGAGAAGACGGAGCGTTCTGATGTCAAGGGGAATGAGGAGCGGTATCTGTCAGATGCTGAGTTGGAGTATCTGAAGCGGTGGCGGGCCCGTGAAGCCAAATACCTGGGCGCGTTGGCCCGGTTGGACGATATGGTGGCCGTGTTCCGCGATTATTGA
- a CDS encoding uncharacterized protein (ID:PFLUO_006503-T1.cds;~source:funannotate), producing MSSASAELENYLQSMLALKPPGVSGSKINSITSLCTANVQNESVLIQKIYTHFKKAPGTHKLGVLYVVDSVTRQWVDAARKAGQPAGSAAPDGTFAAGVNRVTELLPVLMTDIINNAPEDQKEKIKKLVDIWERGQTFPAPMLASFKGKLNAARPNIDSTTPDGSPAPGFNPLAGLQQPAQQSANGATNTSSILKALADMAKQNTAAPAAPAASMPSNPLAALTGAVPQPVSSADSAAGANPYAGGAMANPLAALSGLAQNPAMAQPQSQSQTPNPLAGLLPQAAAIPSQPAPGATTDPNALGQQLQLIQMLAAQGIPQDQWGTALQLFNFSNPAAMGGMNAGQMPPAFNAMAGQGVGGWGRPDSQNRDRERERDYPRSPPGGYRRRSRSPGWDRRRTVSPPRRRESPVYGDYHDDSPGRRGGDPRDARGRRGGNEYRQRSPPGRRRRSPSPPRRDPNLPPPGPKFLEWDYSIGQGSIKVLSRTLFVGGVTAPEAHLRSLFGKFGLVQTCIVNIDKRHAFIKMISRNDAISARDGMESYRAGDMQLRTRWGVGFGPRDCSDYQTGVSIIPIERLTEADRKWMLTAEYGGTGGRQIESGMVVEEPDIEIGAGVSSKAISRRIATDTGGKRGPISTRTQPERFGGAPPAGGPPGRRGDRDGYPGGPGDRDAPNMNNPAVAPAVPAYGFNFANMPMLPPGFMMGGAQAGSMPTSQPPPPGQGQ from the exons ATGTCGTCAGCCTCtgcggagctggagaattATCTCCAGTCCATGCTGGCGCTCAAACCGCCCGGTGTGTCCGGCTCCAAgatcaacagcatcaccTCGCTGTGCACCGCAAATGTCCAG AACGAATCcgtcctcatccagaagATCTACACACATTTCAAAAAGGCCCCGGGCACCCACAAGTTGGGCGTACTCTATGTCGTAGACTCTGTAACGCGACAATGGGTAGATGCTGCGCGCAAGGCCGGCCAGCCTGCTGGAAGTGCTGCGCCCGATGGGACATTCGCCGCGGGCGTCAACCGCGTGACGGAGCTACTGCCCGTCTTGATGACGGATATCATTAACAACGCTCCCGAAGATCAAAAG gagaaaatcaagaagTTGGTGGACATCTGGGAGCGCGGGCAGACGTTTCCCGCCCCCATGCTGGCCTCGTTCAAGGGGAAACTGAACGCCGCCCGGCCCA ACATTGATTCCACCACGCCCGATGGGTCCCCGGCTCCGGGTTTCAACCCCCTGGCTGGTCTTCAGCAGCCCGCACAGCAATCAGCCAATGGCGCGACCAATACGTCTAGCATCCTCAAAGCCTTGGCTGACATGGCGAAGCAGAACACCGCCGCCCCGGCAGCCCCTGCTGCGTCAATGCCCTCTAACCCTCTAGCCGCCTTGACCGGAGCTGTTCCTCAACCTGTCTCCTCTGCCgattctgctgctggtgctaATCCCTATGCCGGTGGTGCCATGGCGAATCCACTTGCTGCTCTGAGCGGCCTCGCGCAGAATCCTGCCATGGCCCAACCgcaaagccaaagccaaACTCCAAACCCTCTGGCGGGGTTGCTTCCACAGGCCGCTGCTATCCCCTCGCAGCCTGCGCCTGGTGCGACGACTGACCCTAATGCGCTGGGTCAACAGCTTCAGCTCATTCAGATGCTGGCCGCGCAGGGTATCCCGCAAGACCAATGGGGTACCGCGTTGCAGCTTTTCAACTTTTCCAACCCCGCCGCCATGGGTGGCATGAATGCGGGTCAAATGCCGCCGGCTTTCAATGCGATGGCCGGACAAGGGGTCGGTGGCTGGGGACGTCCAGACTCCCAGAACCGCGATCGTGAGAGAGAACGTGACTATCCTCGCTCGCCTCCCGGTGGGTACCGCCGTCGTTCCCGTTCTCCCGGTTGGGACAGACGCCGCACTGTGTCCCCTCCCCGCCGTCGCGAGAGCCCTGTCTATGGAGATTACCATGACGACTCACCCGGacgccgcggcggagaccCCCGTGACGCCCGTGGCCGCCGTGGTGGCAATGAATATCGACAGCGCAGCCCACCCGGTCGCAGACGCCgttccccctctcccccccGCCGAGACCCTAACCTGCCACCTCCGGGACCCAAGTTCCTCGAATGGGACTACTCGATTGGCCAGGGCAGCATCAAGGTCCTGAGTCGGACTCTGTTTGTGGGAGGTGTTACCGCACCGGAGGCCCACTTGCGCTCGCTGTTTGGCAAATTCGGACTTGTCCAGACCTGCAtcgtcaacatcgacaagCGCCACGCTTTTATCAAGATGATCAGCCGCAATGACGCAATCAGTGCACGCGACGGAATGGAGTCCTACCGGGCTGGCGATATGCAGCTGAGG ACTCGATGGGGTGTCGGATTCGGTCCCCGCGACTGCAGCGACTACCAGACCGGCGTCAGCATTATTCCGATCGAGCGCCTGACCGAAGCGGACCGCAAATGGATGCTGACTGCCGAGTACGGTGGCACAGGTGGACGGCAAATCGAGTCCGGGATGGTCGTCGAGGAGCCGGACATTGAAATCGGCGCCGGCGTGTCCTCCAAGGCTATCAGCCGCCGCATTGCAACCGACACCGGCGGCAAACGCGGCCCGATCTCTACGCGTACGCAGCCTGAGCGCTTCGGCGGTGCCCCCCCTGCCGGTGGTCCTCCTGGCCGCCGCGGCGATCGTGATGGCTACCCTGGCGGACCCGGTGATCGTGACGCACCGAACATGAACAACCCGGCCGTCGCCCCCGCAGTGCCGGCTTATGGTTTCAACTTCGCCAACATGCCCATGCTTCCGCCTGGCTTCATGATGGGCGGTGCCCAAGCCGGCTCGATGCCAACCTCGcagcctccgcctcctggccaaggccagtaa
- a CDS encoding uncharacterized protein (ID:PFLUO_006502-T1.cds;~source:funannotate) translates to MSAPFPIEPIAPPSAQVHGHATDEKPQIHQRVWGLAARTDPTVSFEEFRYWAKIERAEEIEEERKYRQMQGPWSFKKMIKGRFSKGVHHEKKKREEQQRQQQQAEASEKGPTGVIEPTNDTSSMSSNEEEWKTASRALRTASWGSIFFLITTDILGWSSCPFVFSSVGYGPGIALYIIFGMAAALSGFFLWKVYMTLDSSRYPMCSYGDLFFRVFGPKTRHAINVTQSFQQFCSVMVLILGNGQIISQLAGPKLCFIVAMVIAMIAGILCGSIRSLQRLGWLCNLSVWLNIVSFIIIMVASSKFGVDYTYIFNSTLLKDKLPVKTFAGPPPDMYQQQSTGFSAQFNAVDSMVYAYSGAILFVAFMAEMRHPMDFWKGMICAQAFICGVYILFGAYVYSNYGQYSGSNISQVIEPLHLQEVANVFSLLTGFIACILYFNVGMKTVYIEVFQEVLNFPPIASSKGRWMWFALGPVYWIIAFCVAAAVPNLNGIVNFVGGLLSVNFTYSLPAIVFLGWMINEGASLPGEGFDPATGVTTQHDQGPKRWMRGYMAKWHINTLILIYALASLATSGMGTWAAVEGLIGIFKPGGTVATSFGCASPAS, encoded by the exons ATGTCTGCTCCATTCCCCATTGAGCCAATTGCGCCGCCATCGGCTCAGGTCCATGGCCATGCGACCGACGAGAAGCcccagatccaccagcggGTCTGGGGTCTCGCGGCTCGGACAGATCCAACGGTCTCCTTCGAGGAGTTCCGCTACTGGGCCAAGATCGAGcgcgccgaggagatcgaggaagagcgcAAGTATCGCCAGATGCAAGGTCCCTGGTCCTTCAAGAAAATGATCAAAGGCCGCTTCTCCAAGGGTGTCCAccacgagaagaagaagagggaggaacagcagcgccagcagcagcaggctgaggCATCGGAGAAAGGACCAACTGGCGTGATCGAACCCACCAATGATACCAGCTCGATGAGCTCGAACGAGGAAGAGTGGAAGACGGCGTCGCGTGCGTTGCGGACCGCCAGCTGGggctcgatcttcttcctgatcACCACCGACATCCTCGGCTGGTCCAGCTGCCCTttcgtcttctccagtgTCGGCTATGGTCCCGGTATCGCCCTGTACATCATCTTCGGTATGGCCGCTGCTCTCAGTGGTTTCTTCTTGTGGAAGGTGTACATGACCCTCGATTCGTCCCGCTATCCCATGTGCAGTTACGgtgatctcttcttccgcgtGTTTGGGCCGAAGACACGACATGCCATCAACGTCACCCAGTCCTTCCAGCAGTTCTGCTCAGTCATGGTGTTGATCTTGGGTAACGGCCAGATCATTTCCCAGCTGGCGGGACCCAAGCTGTGCTTCATTGTCGCCATGGTCATCGCCATGATTGCGGGTATCCTCTGCGGTAGTATTCGATCTCTCCAGCGCCTGGGTTGGCTGTGCAACCTGTCCGTGTGGTTGAACATTGTCagcttcatcatcat CATGGTCGCCTCCTCCAAATTCGGCGTGGACTACACGTACATCTTCAATTCGACCCTCCTCAAGGACAAGCTGCCCGTGAAGACCTTTGCCGGTCCACCTCCGGACATGTACCAGCAGCAGTCCACTGGCTTCTCGGCACAGTTCAATGCAGTCGACTCCATGGTTTATGCCTACAGCGGTGCGATTCTCTTCGTCGCtttcatggccgagatgcgCCACCCCATGGACTTCTGGAAAGGCATGATCTGCGCCCAGGCCTTCATCTGCGGTGTCTATATCCTGTTCGGTGCTTAT GTCTACAGCAACTATGGCCAGTACTCCGGATCGAACATTTCGCAGGTCATTGAGCCCTTGCATTTGCAGGAGGTGGCCAATGTGTTCAGTCTATTAACCGGGTTTATTGCTTGCA TTCTGTACTTCAATGTCGGCATGAAGACCGTCTATATCGAGGTGTTCCAGGAGGTGCTGAACTTCCCTCCCATTGCCTCGAGCAAGGGCCGCTGGATGTGGTTTGCCCTTGGCCCCGTCTACTGGATTATTGCCTTCTGTGTCGCCGCGGCCGTGCCGAACCTGAACGGTATCGTCAATTTCGTCGGTGGTCTGCTCAGCGTGAACTTCACCTACTCCCTCCCcgccatcgtcttcctcggctgGATGATCAATGAAGGCGCCTCTCTGCCCGGCGAGGGCTTCGACCCCGCCACTGGTGTCACCACCCAGCACGACCAGGGTCCCAAGCGCTGGATGCGCGGATACATGGCTAAGTGGCACATCAACACTCTCATTTTGATCTACGCCCTCGCTTCCCTCGCCACCTCGGGCATGGGCACTTGGGCTGCGGTTGAGGGTCTCATCGGCATCTTCAAGCCTGGTGGAACTGTCGCTACTTCCTTCGGCTGTGCTTCGCCAGCGTCTTAG
- a CDS encoding uncharacterized protein (ID:PFLUO_006506-T1.cds;~source:funannotate), protein MLSRSSLSRNAPRALNVGRRAMASAANPAFQYDVSEAAGVKVANREVAGPTGTIALVAKAGSRYQPFPGFSDALEQFAFKSTLKRSALRITREVELLGGEISSSHSRENIVLRAKFLSNDLPYFTELLAEVASQTKFPDHELNELVSKLLKYKQQAIFSNPENIAIDAAHSVAFHRGLGSQITPTETTPFEKYLSADAVAEYAQSAYAKSNVALVASGPNAADVNKWVGQFFKDLPSGGASSQYKVQPSEATKYYGGQQRLSSKAGNAVVIAFHGSSAFGTAGYKPEASVLAALLGGESTIKWSPGFSLLSQATQGFSSLRVSTKNHAYSDAGLFTVTLSGKADQVGAASKNVVDVLKKAAAGQVASEEIKKATALAKFRALESVQTLETGLEATGSGLVHGSKPYQIGEVAKALENVTEQQVKEAAKSFLSGKATVISVGDVFQLPYAEDLGLTV, encoded by the exons ATGCTGTCGCGGTCTTCCCTCAGCCGCAATGCGCCGCGAGCGCTCAACGTGGGCCGTCGGGCCATGGCCTCCGCCGCCAACCCGGCCTTCCAGTACGATGTCTCCGAGGCCGCTGGCGTGAAGGTCGCCAACCGTGAGGTGGCTGGCCCGACTGGCACCATCGCCTTGGTTGCAAAGGCCGGTTCCCGCTACCAGCCCTTCCCTGGTTTCTCCGATGCTCTCGAGCAATTCGCCTTCAAG TCCACACTCAAGCGATCGGCACTTCGGATCACCCGGGAGGTCGAGCTGTTGGGTGGTGAGATCTCGTCGAGCCACTCCCGCGAAAACATCGTCCTGCGGGCCAAATTCCTCTCGAACGACCTCCCATACTTCACAGAGCTGCTCGCGGAGGTTGCGAGCCAGACCAAGTTCCCTG ATCACGAATTGAATGAGCTCGTCAGCAAGCTCCTCAAGTACAAGCAGcaggccatcttctccaacccCGAGAATATCGCCATCGATGCCGCCCACAGTGTGGCCTTCCATCGCGGCCTGGGCTCGCAGATCACCCCGACGGAGACCACGCCGTTCGAGAAGTACCTGTCGGCCGACGCCGTGGCTGAGTACGCCCAGAGCGCCTACGCCAAGTCCAACGTCGCTCTTGTCGCCAGCGGCCCCAACGCTGCCGATGTGAACAAGTGGGTTGGCCAGTTCTTCAAGGACCTGcccagcggcggcgcctCCAGTCAGTACAAGGTCCAGCCAAGCGAGGCAACCAAGTACTATGGTGGCCAGCAGCGTCTGTCTTCCAAGGCCGGCAATGCCGTCGTGATTGCCTTCCACGGATCCAGCGCCTTCGGTACCGCAGGCTACAAGCCCGAGGCCTCCGTCCTGGCCGCGCTCCTGGGCGGCGAGTCCACCATCAAGTGGTCTCCCGGCTTCTCGCTCCTGTCGCAGGCCACTCAGGGCTTCTCGTCGCTCCGTGTTTCCACCAAGAACCACGCGTACTCCGATGCCGGCCTCTTCACCGTCACCCTCTCCGGCAAGGCCGACCAGGTTGGTGCCGCCAGCAAGAACGTTGTCGACGTCctcaagaaggccgccgccggccaggtcgccagcgaggagatcaagaaggccactGCTCTGGCCAAGTTCCGTGCTCTGGAGTCCGTCCAGACTCTCGAGACCGGCCTCGAGGCCACTGGATCCGGCCTGGTGCATGGCAGCAAGCCGTACCAGATCGGTGAGGTTGCCAAGGCTCTTGAGAATGTCACGGAGCAGCAAGTCAAGGAG GCTGCCAAGTCCTTCCTCTCCGGCAAGGCCACCGTCATCAGCGTCGGCgatgtcttccagctcccGTATGCCGAGGACCTGGGTCTGACCGTCTAA
- a CDS encoding uncharacterized protein (ID:PFLUO_006504-T1.cds;~source:funannotate), with the protein MATSLRIGTTALRSSVAKPVQTAAWNGLRCYSSAKAKSLKDTFADGLPAEIEKVKKLRKDYGNKVIGEVTLDQAYGGARGIKSLVWEGSVLDSEEGIRFRGRTIPEIQKLLPKAPGGEEPLPEGLFWLLLTGEIPSEQQVRDLSAEWAARSDIPKFLEELIDRCPSDLHPMAQFSLAVTALEHESAFAKAYAKGINKKDYWSYTFEDSMDLIAKLPTIAAKIYRNVFQDGKVAPVQKDKDYSFNLANQLGFGGNSDFVELMRLYLTIHSDHEGGNVSAHTTHLVGSALSSPMLSLSAGLQGLAGPLHGLANQEVLNWLTKMKSAIGNDLSDQSIKDYLWTTLNAGQVVPGYGHAVLRKTDPRYVSQREFALRKLPDDPMFKLVSQVYKIAPGVLTEHGKTKNPFPNVDAHSGVLLQYYGLTEANYYTVLFGVSRALGVLPQLIIDRALGMPIERPKSFSTEAYAKLVGAKL; encoded by the exons ATGGCTACCTCCCTTCGAATCGGTACCACCGCCCTGCGGTCTTCGGTCGCGAAGCCCGTGCAGACCGCCGCCTGGAACGGTCTGCGCTGCTATTCCTCTGCAAAGGCCAAG TCTCTCAAGGACACCTTCGCCGATGGCCTGCcggccgagatcgagaaggtcaagaagctTCGCAA AGACTACGGTAACAAGGTCATTGGTGAGGTCACCTTGGACCAGGCCTATGGCGGTGCCCGGGGCATCAAGTCCCTCGTCTGGGAGGGCTCCGTCCTCGACTCCGAGGAGGGAATCCGTTTCCGTGGCCGTACCATCCCtgagatccagaagctccTGCCCAAGGCCCCCGGTGGCGAGGAGCCCCTGCCCGAGGGTctcttctggctgctgctgaccggcGAGATCCCCTCCGAGCAGCAGGTCCGCGACCTGTCTGCCGAGTGGGCTGCGCGCTCCGACATCCCCAAGTTCCTGGAGGAGCTCATCGACCGCTGCCCCAGCGACCTACACCCCATGGCCCAGTTCTCGCTGGCCGTGACCGCCCTGGAGCACGAGTCGGCCTTCGCCAAAGCCTACGCCAAGGGCATCAACAAGAAGGACTACTGGAGCTACACCTTCGAGGACTCGATGGACCTGATCGCCAAGCTGCCCACCATTGCCGCCAAGATCTACCGCAACGTCTTCCAGGACGGCAAGGTCGCCCCCGTCCAGAAGGACAAGGATTACTCCTTCAACCTCGCCAACCAGCTGGGCTTCGGCGGCAACAGCGACTTCGTGGAGCTGATGCGCCTGTACCTGACCATCCACTCCGACCACGAGGGTGGCAACGTCAGCGCCCACACCACCCACCTGGTCGGTAGCGCCCTGAGCTCGCCCATGCTCTCGCTGTCCGCCGGTCTCCAGGGTCTGGCCGGTCCTCTGCACGGCCTGGCCAACCAGGAGGTGCTGAACTGGCTCACCAAGATGAAGTCCGCCATCGGTAACGACCTGAGCGACCAGTCGATCAAGGACTACCTGTGGACCACCCTGAACGCCGGCCAGGTCGTCCCCGGTTACGGCCACGCTGTGCTGCGTAAGACTGACCCGCGCTACGTCTCGCAGCGCGAGTTTGCCCTGCGCAAGCTGCCCGATGACCCCATGTTCAAGCTGGTCAGCCAGGTCTACAAGATCGCCCCCGGCGTTCTGACCGAACacggcaagaccaagaacCCCTTCCCCAACGTTGACGCGCACTCGGGTGTCCTCCTGCAGTACTACGGTCTGACCGAGGCCAACTACTACACCGTCCTGTTCGGTGTGTCGCGCGCTCTGGGTGTCCTGCCCCAGCTGATCATCGATCGTGCCCTGGGTATGCCCATTGAGCGCCCCAAGTCGTTCAGCACCGAGGCCTATGCCAAGCTGGTTGGTGCCAAGCTCTAA
- a CDS encoding uncharacterized protein (ID:PFLUO_006505-T1.cds;~source:funannotate) — MSTTTPEKASAPALERKPVKFSNLLLGAGLNMFEVTTLGQPLEVTKTTMAANRGDSFAGAMGRIWGRGGILGYYQGLIPWAWIEASTKGAVLLFVASEAEYGAKVLGAPDFLAGIGAGMAGGVAQAYATMGFCTCMKTVEITKHKIAASGVKPPGTFTTFMDIYRKEGIRGINRGVNAVAIRQTTNWGSRFGLSRLAESAIRKVTNKEDSQKLSAFEKILASGLGGGLSAWNQPIEVIRVEMQSKTEDPNRPKNLTVGKTFKYIYDSNGLKGLYRGVAPRIGLGIWQTVCMVALGDMAKEAVEKLTGEAVTAKH; from the exons ATGTCTACCACCACCCCGGAGAAGGCTTCGGCCCCCGCACTGGAGAGAAAGCCCGTCAAGTTCAGCAATCTGTTGC TGGGCGCTGGATTGAATATGTTCGA AGTCACAACGCTTGGACAG CCGCTGGAAGTGACCAAGACAACCATGGCCGCAAATCGGGGCGACAGCTTCGCTGGTGCTATGGGTCGGATTTGGGGTCGTGGCGGGATCCTCGGTT ACTATCAAGGACTCATTCCGTGGGCCTGGATTGAGGCTTCTACCAAGGGCGCCGTGCTGCTGTTCGTCGCCTCCGAGGCGGAGTACGGCGCCAAGGTGCTCGGTGCGCCCGACTTTCTGGCTGGTATCGGTGCTGGTATGgccggtggtgttgcccAGGCCTATGCGACTATGGGCTTCTGTACCTGTATGAAGACGGTCGAGATCACCAAGCACAAGATAGCTGCGTCGGGCGTCAAGCCTCCCGGCACCTTCACGACCTTCATGGATATTTACCGCAAGGAGGGCATCCGCGGTATCAACCGTGGTGTCAATGCCGTGGCTATCCGTCAGACGACCAACTGGGGCTCTCGCTTTGGTCTGTCGCGTCTGGCTGAGAGCGCCATCCGCAAGGTGACCAACAAGGAAGATAGCCAGAAGCTGTCCGCCTtcgagaagatcctggcCTCTGGccttggtggtggtctgtCCGCTTGGAATCAGCCTATCGAGGTTATCCGCGTTGAGATGCAGAGCAAGACCGAAGACCCCAACCGGCCCAAGAACTTGACTGTGGGCAAGACCTTCAAGTACATCTACGACTCCAACGGCCTCAAGGGTCTCTACCGGGGTGTGGCGCCCCGTATAGGCCTGGGCATCTGGCAGACCGTCTGCATGGTTGCTCTGGGTGACAT GGCCAAGGAGGCAGTCGAAAAACTGACTGGCGAGGCTGTCACTGCGAAGCATTAA